Below is a window of Panthera leo isolate Ple1 chromosome B4, P.leo_Ple1_pat1.1, whole genome shotgun sequence DNA.
cagaggcttaaccaactgagccatccagacccCCCTCATGTTGTGAGTTTGaaacacaaacaagcaaacaaaatccaagaGAAcaactttgggaggtgatggatatgtttatcacctggattgtggtgatggtaacATGAGCATATATGTACATGTGACCAAAGGCACCAAATTGTACATATTAATTATGTGCCATTTTCTTGCATACTAATCATACCTCAaataaatctagaaaacaaaacaaactaaaacaaagcTACACGTTAGGTAGCATTATTTGTGGTGTAGATCATCTCCTTGGTCTGCACTGTGGAGCAGAAACTAGACGCAATGTCTTTATAATGAAATACGTAAAGCTGATTATACTACCCATGACACTTAAACCGGGTTTAAACTgcgtttaaaaagaaaaacaaacctgcaGTTTCTCTCCCGTTAAACACATCTTCCGAGCCAAGAAACaacccaacaaaacaaaagtgTAGTGACTTTGCCCCGCCACTAGGTGACACTGCACCATGCCGTGCCCATAAGAGTGGGGGAACTTGAGTTAAATTAGGATAGAGGAGATTCTTGAAGcaaccttattattattattattttttctttattgaagtatagttgagggatgcctaggtggttcagccagttgagcgtccaacttcagctcaggtcatgatctcccggttcgtgggttcgagccccacgtcgggctctgcactgacagcgcagagtctgcttgggagtttgtttccctctctctctctgcccctccccagcttgtttctctctctctccctctttctctttctcaaaaattaatactaaaaaaagtatagttgacacagtgttgatttagtttcaggtgtacaacagggTTATTTCACAAGTCGATACATTATGCTAGGGTcgtcacaagtgtagctaccatctgtcaccatacaaggcTATTGTAGTATCATTGACTATAGTCCCTGTGCTTGCTTTGCCTTTCATGCCCAGACTTATCCATtgcataactggaagcctgtttcTCCCAtgctccttcacccatttttctcatCCCCTCATTcccatcccctctggcaactattagcttattctctgtatttatgggacTGTTTCAAAgcaaacccattttttaaaaatatttatttttgagagagagagaggaggaggagggacagagacgggatgggagaggggggagagttGGGGGGAGAGGACCCaaagggggctctgcgctgacaacaggagcctgatgcaaggctcaaactcaggaaccacgaaattatgacctgagctggatgctcagccaacaaagccatccaggcaccgcaAACAAActcattattaaatttttttaatgtttatttatttttgacagagagagagagagagagagagagagaaaggcagagcccaaggggggagagggcagagagcgagggaggcacagaatatgaagcaggctccaggctccgagcagtcagcacagagttcaacatggggcttgaactcgtgaatggtgagatcatgacatgagctgaagttggatgcttaaccgactgagccactcaggtgcccccaaattcatttttaatattggcAATTGGTCACTAGGAAATAGAGTcatactttaaataataaaattgctaCTTTAATGATACTATATTAGGGCTTATTAACATAAATTTCTCTTATAGAATATCTTGAAACtatgaagaaacataaagaagaaaacaaatgttatCTATACTCCTATTACTCAGGGAAAACCATTGTCTTCACCTTTGtagttttctgtctttaagatatagaaacacaaaatgtgtgtatttctatttaatatttaacaggATAAAATCTTACTGGATATATATTTCACCTGGCCTAACAATAATACTTTGCACATTCCCCCATATAcctaaacattcttttttattattatttttcattgtcgTCATATTATTTCATCATGTAGTAGAATCATATTTACTTAACTAAATCTTTAATTTTGGACCATTAAGTGGTTTCtaatttatcattattaaaaatagctCTTTGATAACATTTTGTGGTTATATCTTGAACATCAGAGATTATTCCTTTAaagtcttctctctcccccccaaaatgGTCACATCAAAAGAAACATGGAATCTTTTTAGGGTTTTTGgtaagtgttttaaaaactgcattcCAAAGGTTAAACTATACCAATGTGTTTGATCATCAGCAATCTTTCCAATCATATATATTCCAACATTTTCTCTAGAATTTTATTAGCATAGATTTTCATGTGTTAAAATCTAGTCAAATTTATGAAAACTGAGAGCAAGCTTAGAAAGATCATTTCTATAttagaattataaaaatgttgaatcaGTTCAATACTGACTATAGGATCCAGCATTTCAATGGCattctatcattttaaaagtagttGTCATTTTATTGAGTCCCTGTATTTATGTGAAATAAGCAGGTGAACTGTTATTCCTCTTTCCAGAGGAAGGAATTGAAATTGTGTTGCAAATgccaaataaaacacagataattGGTAGGTGCCTTCAGCACGCATTAACATAATTATCCAAGATGAATATAGCCTgcaaattcaacattttaaaaattacgtaAAAGCTTGAACGCGGGAGCAAATCGAGTATatatatcagctcaggtcatgacctcacggtccttgagttcaagccccaagttggggtctgtgttgacagctcggagcctggagcccgcttcagattctgtgtctccctctctctctgcccctcccctgctcgtgctctgtctctctccatctcaaaaataaataaataaataaataaataaataaataaatattaaaaattaaaaaaaaaaacatgctgtaGAAATAAACATATTATGTAGAAATGCTGCTCTATGTCAATACTGGACCTTTAATGACATAACAATCATTATTCAAAGTTAATACATCCTGGGGGTTCACTTTGAGGCAGGGACTCTTCTAAGTTCGTTTCcatgtattaactaatttaatttctaCCCAATTGTAAGTAAGTTTCTGACCAGTGCTAACTAAAACAGCTGGACAACTGGTGACGGTGACGGTGCGGGGCGGAAGCGAAACAAATACTTGTCCTGTGCTTTGGCCTTTAGCTACACTTTCCGCCTACACATTTCATAACAGGTAAATCACAAGACTTTGTTTTCTAACGTGACTCAAGAGTGCTTTGTTATTATTAACGATAGGATATTAGAGTTTGAaagccatttgttttattttgcagctgTGGGAACTGAAGGACACTGAAATTAAgaaacctctattttttttttttatcactatagGCAGTGTCTGGAACCCACATTTCTTTCCAATATGGCATTCTAGTGATAACAGTTTAGAGATATCAGAATGGCATTCAGAGAAGCCTTCAGAGAAGAATATGATGAAATACATTGCAGCTTTCGGAGAAGCATATTGTGAAACGCATTCATCAAACAATTTTGAAGGTAACAGAATTTTTCCTGACTCGAGTATCTTGTAGAGATTAACATAGCGCCTTGTTTCTACTTTATGGATTATTTTGTGTAAATGACTAAAATACAGAGCATCAGTTATGAGGGCCAATTATACTTTTATTGGAGAGAAgatgagctttatttatttaaaaaaatttttttaatgtttatttttgagagagagagagagagagacagagcatgagcagaggaggggcagagagagagagggagacacagaatcagaagcaggctccaggctctgagctgtcagcaccaggcCTGAGAGAAGATGAGCTTTATAAATAGGCCCTTGCAAAATAACTCTAGATGTCTCCTAATTTCTCTATGTCTCTTTAGTATGAGGGTGATGAATaacaacagaaaggaagaaaataacagagtCAGAAATTTAAATGACCTACATTCCTCTCAAGTCAATTTGAATGTTCACTGCACATCTGctctacagaaaaataaatagagccCTTTTGGAAGCACAtatgaaaacaattcaaaaagtacaaactaggggcgcctgggtggcttagtcggttgagcatctgactccggttcaggtcatgatctcgcgctctgtgagttcgagcccacgtcgggctctgtgctgacaactcagagcctggagcctgcttcggattctgtgtctccctctctctctaccccttcccggctcatgctctgtctctctctgtcttaaaaatagatgttaaaaaaaattccaaaaaccaAAAGTACAAACTGTGCTATAAAGCTAAGTTTCTACTGtacataagtttaaaaaatgttctaatgtTCTGTTTTCTGATACTATGACATATATTAGTGTATTTTGAAGGAATGAACACTTCTTAGAAACCGTTTTGTGgattctacttttattttaacttacaCAAAATCAGCTTATAATGGCAGTgaatacaaaagacaaagaaacactaTTGCACTCAGAAAATACTTCATATGAAGCATTGCACGTGGGAGAATTGATTAGGAAAGGTACAAATTTATAGTCAGATAAGACTTGACTATTCCAGGTTTGAAGAATACAGACTTTTTCCCAGTAGAAATTTACCACATCACATATTGCACATTTTCCAACACTTTCATCTGCTTCACAAATATCCGTTATAGTCTTTGCTTTTGTCTGTGTCTCTGTAAAATGCTACATGTAAGATTTTTAAGACAATGAAGTATGTACCATTGGAAAAGATGAGTTACGtagaactaaaaaaacaaaaacaaaaacaaaaaccaacaaaccatATAAATACATGATTATCCCACTCTTTTGGCAGGAAAATGACAAAGTAACTTGGCAAACTTctctataaagagaaaaatattatgaaGCTTAGTTTCATAAGCATTTGTCCACTTAGAAatgttctctgatttttttctcaaaaaatgcaTTTAGACTAAATGTCTGCACTACTGGTTAAAATTTCTTATGTTGACATTTGGTTTTTAATACCATCAGTTAACATCTTCAAATAGTGCAAATATGAGGAGCACACTCAGTTTCGGTAGTcattcaacaataaataataactcTAAGCCTAGTTATTTTactatttctgaattttaaaatataaagtgcaTCCATAAGGCTTAAAGTCATTCTCATTTTTGCGCGTAATGAATGGTCAGGCAACCTGTGCCTTTTTCAGCTCATGGCTGGATAAcctggaatttcttttccttttttccatagTCTCATTTGGAAGAAGGTTTCCAAAATaatacaaaggtttttttttcccacaaagttTTTATGGAAAATTTCTGACCATAAAGCAGCATCCATCAACACAAATTTCCTCGAGTTCCAAGTCACCATAGTCTAGAAGCAAATATGTTTCCTCATTATTTGAAGGGCTTACTACATATCCAGTATAAATTCTTTTCACATTCTGTGCTGATGACCCCTGTGCTATTCAGAAATGCACAGTTCTCAGATCCTGTAAGGTTGAACCTGGCAAACAATAAAGAAAGTCAGCATTATTTTCAGTTCATTATTTCCATTCAGTTACAGGAGAATGAACTTTGTGAGGGtagtctgtgatttttttttttttttcgcttgGTAGGACCTCATGAAGCATGTCAGCTGGTCAAGTTGACCATAAACTAACTTGTAAAGACAGTAGACCGAGACTGGAAGAAATACTATGTGGAGGGTGGATACAGAGCAGAGAGTAACAGTTCCATTCCTTCGGTTGGCATACCACCAGAAGAGTGATTCTTGGTTGTTGCTGAGTTAGGTTTATGGCCCCTAAAGCCCATCTGCATGTATAGTCCCATAGGACATAtattaagaattctttttctagagatttttaaatttattctccaTATCAGTAATTATCATGAAACTATTTAGATACCTAGAGATTTATTCAATTCTGAGTTTTCAGATGAAAAGATTAACACTAAACATATAAAATGtcctttaaactttaaaatgtacattaattACAGGTAATAAAATTAGGCAATATCTTTCATTCTGAGGCAAGTTTTCTCTTAGGTTCACAGAAGCTTCTAATTCATGATTAGAAATATTGTTCTTTATCTCTGTGGTGATGAGAATTGGGAGAGGGCAAAgggaattattttctaaaaaaaaagaaaaaagaaaaactccagcTTATCAGGAAAATATATATACGAGATTGgaaatgttggatttttttctttttgcagcatTGcaattatttctggaaaatttctGAGTCTGTCACTCACACTGAAATTTGCTGAGATAAACATGCTAGAAGCATTTATTGTATGATttccaaatagataaaaagagaaaaatggcaatATTAAAACCGTTCTTTGAAGAATTTGAAAGAGTATAAGCGTACAAAACAGACTGGTAAAGCTCTGCTCATAAAGGGCACAACCTTTGATTTGAAAGGAAAATGGCTTCCCTGAGCTGCCATTCTGGGGAGGATGAAGAGACATCTAAAAACTTACCTGTTATTGAATACTTTGCCATCTGACCATTTCCATGTCCGGCCATCTTCATTTTTCAGCCCAATCCAATGTTCGGCTCTACCCACAAATCGTTTTAAAAAGATCTTGAAGAAAGCACAAAGAAGGCATATGTTAAACAACCCCTCTGGTAAGTATGtaataaattacatttctcaAAAGCTGCAATTCAAGGCATGATGGCTAAGCTGCTCACTTATTAGCTCTATTTGGGACCAGCTCGTTTGAACTTTTGGCCATTGAAGCTAAATAATCAAATCAAATTTACAAGGTTAAACGGAACCCTGATTATGACCTCAGACTGATCTCATGCTTTTCTGTAACTAAATTTCCCTACAAGGGAGATAGGTACAATGTCTTCAAAGAAATCACAGAttatctctatcaaaaaatagcaaatatttaggAAATTGTTTTTGAATCTTACCATGTCCTCTTCAGAATCAACGAAGCCAAGAGTAGCCCAATGTTCAGAGCAAAAGTTTTGTGCTGACTTCCAGTCCTTTGTTACAGTGGAAATAAAGTAGCATTTCCTCCGGTATGCAATCCAATCATCTGAGCATGAAGAAACAGGGCTATTTGATGGCAGTGGGTGTGAATATTGTTCTGGACAGTTGTATTGGCCAACTGTGAACAGGAAAATGGTTTGTTTTAGTAATAAAAGAAACTAGCTGACAATGACAAGGATGAGAGGCAAGAAGTGAATTCTGAGAAGAGCAAGAAGGCAGGTTCTCACTTTATCTAATTTCCTGTTGTGCCTAACTACCACTGTCAGGATGCAAGAAATAAGAAGGTGTCCTTTGGGCCATAATTTCCGAAAGgggtaggaaaatagaaaaatcctgCCAGTAGTCTTTGGACTAAAAAGGGTAAAGGGCATTATAAATTCCAATGCAGCCAACGAAACACTAAattgggagaaggagagaataatTTGTAGGGAAATAATTCAGAATACAGAAAGAACTATGGCTGGGGACATTTcataaaattgtaagatttcaTGTTTGTTAAAGGCAAATGTCTTGGTATT
It encodes the following:
- the CD69 gene encoding early activation antigen CD69 gives rise to the protein MNSEECSITENSSLHPERGQQSTTASPQFATQHEGSLQVPIPCAVLNVVFITCLIIALIALSVGQYNCPEQYSHPLPSNSPVSSCSDDWIAYRRKCYFISTVTKDWKSAQNFCSEHWATLGFVDSEEDMIFLKRFVGRAEHWIGLKNEDGRTWKWSDGKVFNNRFNLTGSENCAFLNSTGVISTECEKNLYWICSKPFK